Sequence from the Equus quagga isolate Etosha38 chromosome 15, UCLA_HA_Equagga_1.0, whole genome shotgun sequence genome:
AAACCATGAAATACAACTTAGAAAAAGAATTCACAAATTCAAATGGCTGCACACCAATGCCTGGGCCAGGTGTAAGCAAATATGCACACATCTGTCAGAAGTGGGAGCTGTGACAACCTGGAGAGCCCATCCCATCCATGTGGAAATAAGGTGTCCCCAGATCTTTTCACTTCTCGAGAAAAATGGAAAACgaaatttttatgtcaaatttttaaagatatataacTTTTTACAAATTACTGTGGCCAAAACAGAACGgattgctggtgagaatgaaaaTCGATACAATGCCTACAGGGAAGAATTTGGCCATATCTAGCAGTATTGGCCATGCCTTTACCCTCTGACCCACGGTCCCGCTTCTGGTTATCTACTACAAAGATGCTCCAGCACAACTCTCCGAAACTTTCATTTCACAGGACTTTCATTCCACAAGACTGAAAAGAACCCTCATGCGCATCAAGATGGTGTGTTGAATGTAGCCCAGACTGTTACATAATCTATACCCATGCAGCTGTGAAATGAGTGCAAAAAGTCTTACACTGCTACACAGTGTGTCTGGGATTTATGATTTAAAGTTCAGAAGAGCACATACAGTATGAAAACTTTCGTGGAAgggagaatataaataaatatcacatACACTCAaatacaagcacacacacacatgtgcttacattttcaaaatatataaaaatgtgcatttttattttccaagagaaaCTGTGGAAGGATAAACCAAAAACTAATAAACTCGTGACctaggaggaggggaaaggaacagaaataaaatcttgACTTCTCTAATGtaactcgttttctggttttggCTTTAGAATATTTctccccctttttaaaaatagtaaataaaaaagaaaaaggccctttaaaaaaaaactgaaataaataaaccTAACTTTGTACCACGCTAATGATAGAACCAGAGAAGAATTATTTCAAGTGATCTGAAAACACTTCATTTTGACTGCACACCGTTagtgggaaagaaaaaacacacgCACGCAGAGAAATCTCAAACTACATTCAGTGTTACTGTCATAGTGGTAACGTCACTAGTGTTACTCTAGATCTACGATATGCAGTAGGATAAAGCAATTAAGTAATTatattaacattgttaaaaaCCAAGATTTCAGCATAAGATGTAAACACTGACCAAATAATCTCATTtctatttctgaaggaaaaaaacgtTCAAACCATATATTCAAAAATGTTCATTGCAGTTATGTAAAAACTGTGAATAAATTGGTTAACAATTACTTGAAAAATACATCATCATTTTTAACTGAGTGTCTGACAGTTAAATGATCACCCCCAAaccatccccaccccatccctcctcTTGTGCTGGTGGGCCCCCAGGTCTGTCAGGGGCAGCAGTACACCCAATCACAGAGAGAAGCCGTGACGGGTCCAAAGTCAGGCCCGTCCATCTACAGCGACTCCCTCTGTCACTCCCGCAACGAGGGCCAAAGGGTCTGAGGAGACTGCCTCTGGGTTGCATCCACCCCGGCTTGAATCAGAAGTTCATCGTGAAGAACGCATTCACCATCCCGGCAGGGGTGGGGCGGTGACACCGCTTCTGAAGGGAGCCCTCAGCGGCAGAGGGGCTGGCCGTAAGCCCCCTGGGCTGGGGGGCAGTGATGATTGAGTTGGGAACCAGAGCTTTAAGGCATCATTCATTGATGGCTCTGTGTTATGACAAAGTTTACCTTCCTACACCGCCCCGTAACTGCAGGGACTCAAATAATGAATATCAGGTAACCAGACTCCCTATATTCATTCCTCACTCATCCTTCCTCCATCTGTTCTGGTGGTGCTTATAGAACAAAACTGCCAAAAGTTGTCTTAGAAAGGAAGAGGCAATGGTCGCTCCACCTCTTAGTACCTGGCAACTATTCTAGAGTAAGAGATAAGAACACGCCCTTATGGTACAATTGCTGGCCAGAGAAACTCCTTAGCTCTCTTAGGTTAATGTGTCTCTCGAGTATTTGGACCTTCGGGATCTGGGCCATTATGGGCTTTTTTTGCAGCTGGttttcagtctccttttcttccagCAGCTTTCTTTGGTCAGCTCTACTCCCCTCCCAGATGCCCTCCCTACAAATCCAACCCCAACATCACCAGTCGCTATTTCCTGAGCTCCACACTGGGGCATAACACAACATGAATCCTTGAAAAGGGAGTGAGTTTGTATATCtctgaaaacacaaaatgtgaACTTACAGAATAAGTGGTAGCAAGGCTATTTAATAAAATGCGTTTAATTCAGCACATACTAGTATCTTTGCATCTCGCACCACAGCAGGTGTTGGGGATAGAAAGTTGAAGATAACatggcaaacacacacacagagagagatgctttttaaataattttcgtTTTCCATCTATTAGGATTTGGTAAAGCTCGGCACATCTTCCCAAGTTAAAATTTAAGAACATGACAGTTTGAGTAGCATATGGAAGTGGAAGAACATGGAAGTTCTAAGCATTTGGAAATAGATTCCCCTTGAAGAGCTAAACCCACTCTGAAAGCTGCACAAAGAGGAGGACATAGAAACAACCagacaaaatgaaagaatatgtCAGACAACACAACGGCCCATCAACACAAGGGATCACCAGGTAGTTGCCGAAAGCAGTGCAAAACCATCgaacaaaagtaataaaaagtgaaaaatgggtATGAAACAGAATTATAGTATAATCTCAgtttttgaaaaaacatttgtaaAGATATACGACAAAATGTCAACAACGGTTTCCTCTAAACGGTAGGAAAATGAGGGGActgtgtatgttttttttttagattggcacctgagctaacatcccagccaatcttcttttttccttcttcttcccaaagcccaccagcacatagttgtataatctaaTTGCACgttcttctagttcttccgtgtgggacgcctcctcaggatggcctgaccggcagattcgaaccggcaaaaccccgggccgccgaagcagagcaagcgaacttaaccactcggccacgggctggccccagactgAGTATGTTTTAACTGTTCAAATCCTGaaacttttaatatataaagtgcatgacttttttcacttttggGAAAAAATGTCAGATatgtcaggggaaaaaaagcaaaaagccaaCGTTAGCCAAAAATCGCTCATCAGTTCACTCTGCCAGGCTGCCTTCAGTGCCTGGAATGAACACCGTTCTTCCTAACGATTTGGGTTCCCATCTTTCACGCCTAGAGGATTATCGGCGCGACCCTCTCACCTGACCCCCAGTTCTCCCCGCTACTTGGGGAGCTCCTTAATCTTTTACTCCTCATCTAAGAAGCAAacttatttacaacagccaagacatggaatcaaCCTCAGTGtgcatcaacagacgaatggatacgGAAAGTACGGTATCTgtacacaacggaatattatccagcctttaaaaagaaggaactcctgtcatttatgacaacatagatgaacctcgaggacaccatggtaagtgaaataagccagacacagacagacagtgTGTGGCAATAGTTACATGTGGATCCAAAAATGCTGAACTCATAGATACTGAGAGTCAAGTGGTGGTTGGCAGGGACGGGGGGTGGAGAACTGGGAAGCGGTGTGCAAGGTGTGAAAGAAAGCGTACAAAGTTTCCGTGATGCAGGATGAATGAGCTCTGGAGATTGATcttaatgtgcagcatggtgactatatttAACAAGACTATACTTCAGATTTGCTGGGAGTAAATCAAATGCTTTtactacacacaaaaaaacaactgTGTGGTGGTGGATATGCTGaatagcttgattgtggtaatcatttcacaatgtatatcaGAACATCTTGTTGCACACAGTATATACCTTTCTTCCTGTCAATTAAACCTCAACGAAGATGGAGGAGACATGAGTTTGGTGGTTAAAAAAAGAGCTGGTGCCTGGCACTCATAGTGAATGCTCATTCGTGTTCCTGTTGAGATGTTTGTCAGATGAGTAGAGCTTTGTCACAACCGTGGTCTCACCCTCCCCTTTACGGCATATTGCAGTGTGGAGCATGGACTTGAGTGGGGCAAGAATAGATTGTCATCGGTCCCTGGGCACCCACTCCTGCTGCCAAAACACTCCTGAAAATGCCACTTTGACCCGGCAGTGGCTTCCCACTGTGCTCTGAGGATCAAACCTGTAAACAGGCTTTAAAAAGCCCCACCTGAGCACCTCCACTTCCCGCTCTCCAGCCCTGTTCTCACCATGGTTGTGTGCTCCCCTTGCTCAGATTCTTCCTGCACACCTTGAGATCACTGCCATCCTCCCGGGCCTCTCAAGTAGATCTGCTCTGTCATGTTCTCAAAGCTGTCTGTGTGTCCATCTTAGCACTTACTAGGCATCACACTCATTTCTGCAGTTACCTGACTGCCCATCTCCCAAGACGAAAGCTTCCTGGGCAGAGCTAGTGCTCGTCATTATACCCCTGAGCACAGAGCTTAGAATTTATGGAATGAACCGTCCACATTCTAAAGACTACTTATCTGGAATGGTCTATATTGTGCTTCTTAAAGGCAGGGAACTGAAAACCAACTAAATTCAACGTTCCTCTTCCACTTGCAATGGCTGAACCTAAGGCAACACAGACCTCGTGTCTACTAACGTCATCTTAACTCAGTGAATCACAGCCAGCAAGCTCCCTGATTGTCCACACTCCTTTCCTACTCTCTAAAACACTCTAGAATATAGGTAAGATAGAGTAAATGGCAAACTCCAGGAGGGAAACACTGTGACTTCGAAACAAGCAGACTGTAATGCTGTAAtattctccctgcccctccccatttCATCCACCCCAACATACCCCAGgcaccccccacaccccacccctaTTTGTAATCCCCACTTGTCTTCCTCCGCAGGGTTCCCACAGGAAAATATAACACCAGGGACATGAATGAGCAAAAGGACATGATCCTTGCCCCCACACCAGTTAGACTAGTACGGGAGACAAGCACAAAGGCAGACTTACCATGCTGACCAGGGCTATGAGGAAATTCAGTGATGGGCCACAGTAGGGACATCTGACCCAGTGTAAAAACCAGTTCGTGAGGTTTAAAGGAGCTCAAGCACTTTAGTAGGATTTCCTTcaacaaagaaggaagggagcaTTCTGAAAAGAAACGTGAAGCTACACTGATGGGACACCCCACCTCTGGAAGTACAAAGCCCACACTTGTGAGGCCTCCTGAGCgatggggagggagcagggaataCAAACCAGATCTGCTTTCTGAACAGGGCCCCAGGCCCTTAACCTGGGCGAGGTTTACCATGGTAGGCACACCTTTAACCTCCCAACTGAAAGTGCGGCAAGGATTGAGATCAACATCACTGCCAGGACAGTGCCTGCCTGACCTGTTACTTTGCCAGGAGGGACACCCACAGCCCCAACACGGCCCAAGGTATTGTCAAAACACAAGGTCAGGTGGTCCCAGGAGCACAAGCAGCAAATCAGACCAATTCTAACCTCCATCCCATTCACTCAACACCTAAGACCTTCAGTGATGTTTTTACACAATAAACCCAAAACTCGTACTACTTTTGCGTTAGTTCAGCTACACATGATCAGCCAAGTAGGTCCTCTGGAACTTTAACATAGTTTTGGAAACCTCTGCCCTTTCCTAGACACTTCTGAGACAGGACCAAGAACCCCTTCTGCAAGGTTTTTTGTAAACTGGCCATGGCACATCATAAAACTGCCCCTCACACTTACCCTTGCTAATCTTACCAGCGCTCCTCTTTATTACGAAATATTCCAGCTAACAAAATAGGACAAATACTCCCATCTACCATCAGGGTAAAGAAACCAATGCTCCATACTTGATCTACAAGGCTTTCTCTGATTTTGTTCTAATAAACTATTACTAGTTTGCAGTAACTGAACACGTAAGGCTTTTCAGTTGAAGGCTTTCCCCCACAAGATTTCGAAAAATTTCCCCATTTGTGTAAACTGGATAGAAATGGACCCCCCACATGATGATCTCTACTAAATATTCCCTATTCCCACCGTGAATACTACAGATGATTCAGAAATTCAGGCAAAGTAGAAGCAATGTATTTGGCAGCAATTTTTCTTCCAATGAACGATTTGTAAATTCTCTCCCGCCCCTTATTAAACAGGTAAGTGAAGTAGCTTCCAAAAGCCATCTGTTACATTTGATTATTTGTCATATTTGCATATTCTACATAAGGTTACAAACAACACATACCCCTTATGTTAAATTAAGCATCTGAATGAAAGGTTTCCTCCCAATTATGGGAAAAACTTCAGACTTAAAATCTGGTTCTAAACACAGCACAGCACATACAGCAACTCAAATCTGTAAGTGAACCTACTGGTACCAGTTAATTCAGTATCTTAATAGACTTATTCAGTCCTACTGTTTCATTTCACCATATACTTAAAtgatcctttcctttctttttaggtAGGAAAGTAATCATTTAAGGATAATGGGGCATCTAAATAACTTTGGTAAactttactaatatttttatgaGCAAAATAGCTCTTATTTCTAAGATTCCTAATTTCTACACTACAGTGTCACCGGGATCAAACTCAGGTAACAAAGAcccaattcatttttaaatgtgtaaaccACACAAAGATAAGTGGTTAATCTAATAAATTTTGCAGTCTGTTTCACAATACCGAGAAGGCATTCTAAGCTCTACTTTTCTGTTTAGGTATTTCTGGTTATTTTGTCAGTACCCTTGCAAAActccttcaggaaaaaaatcaaggttgTGGTTTGTCCAATTTAAATCCTTAATCTTTTGACATCTTTAAAGCTTGGGAGTACTTAAAACCAGCAGGTAAACATGGAACATCTCCCTAGAATATCAACTTTACATTAAAATGTaatgttaaaacaaaagacaaataaatgcataattCATATTCTTTTAACAGACGAGACTCCCCTCAAATTCCTACAATcatctgtattttatctgacTTTGCAAAGCTCTACACTAGAACAGTTACTTTTGCCATAAAGGCAACTCATTCTCATCTATTTGAAATGCCCAAAACATGTACCACATTTATTCTGACAGGTCACAAATCTTGGACAAGCTCTTCTCCAGGAGACACTAGCAAAGCCAGAAGGCAGGTGGGGTAGATATTTCAGCTTAACTGCACTGACAATATTTACACCTCTTAACAACTTACCAAATACAATACTGTTGACCTGTTATATTATTTACGTGAAATGATCCAAATTTACgaaaaataaagacacagaatTTAACCTAACAGACTTCAAAATAAGTGGTAATagcaaaggaaatttaaatattaacatgGCACAATTTGCCCTATTAGTGGTTTTAAAATGCTCATTAAACAAGGGATGAGTTCACTTGCTTAGATATTTGAAATACAACTTTATTCTGATTCTAAACGAAAAGGAATGGGAATGACAGTAACAAACAAGACTTCACCACTGAATATTGTGATGTGACTGCAGCAGTCTTATATTTGAAACTCAAGAAGGAAACAACTGCGTTCCAAACAGCTAAATATGCAGGTCCAAAaaaatgaaggtatttttttaactGGCACATTCACTCCGAAGCCCATTCATCTCCTTCAGCATCCCAAAGATTAAGCACATGTTCTGCTCAGCTCTACAATAAAGTGGCAAACGCGCTGCACCACTGACATCACAGGACAGCTGCCTATAAAACTAGACTTCTGACGCTGGGCTCCAGCTTCCCCTGCTCACAGGTCATCGTCCTCGTCCGGGAGCGCAGTTGTTTGAGCAACCTagacagagagatgaaaacattgTAACACTTTAAAGCCACTAGGATCATGCCAAACCCAACAGCACTCACTGAGACTGAAGCATCATACCTCTAGATCATGCTCATACTGTGCTGCCAAAGCTGGGTCCATGACAACCTCTGGTGGGGCAAGCGCAGGCATGGCGACAAACTCCAAGTTGGGGTCTCCAATGAGCTTTCTAGCAAGCCAGAGGAAGGGCTTTTCGAAGTTGTAGTTACTTTTGGCAGAAATGTCATAGTACTGTTTAAAGgagatataaaattaattttaaaacatccattACTCAAACAGTGATTATTCTGGGAGATGCTGCATGCTGAAagataaaattctttcaattcatATACCAAAGACATTTACAAACCACTTTAACagacctatatatatatacatatttcatctAAGGGTCATAATTCAGTAAATAGAAAGTTTTAAGAAACATACCTGAAGATTCTTCTTTCGGTGGAAGACAATAGATTTTGCCTTAACTTTTCTGTCCTTAATGTCCACTTTGTTGCCACACAACACGATGGGGATGTTTTCACACACTCGTACCAGATCTCTATGCCAGTTGGGCACATTCTTATAAGTAACTCTGGATGTTACATCAAACATTATAATGGCACACTGGgctgaagaaaaaatttatagGAGTTAGTACACACCTAGCAACTACATGGATGAGAAACGCTAAGAACTATGGGTTAGGGCTCAGTCTCACACCTAACTCTAGGTCCCATAGGTCTCTCTAACCAATTTCAAGGTCGCTTACAACTCTAAAAGTCTTGAATCACTGGAACATACAATACTgcttaaaattcctttttattttgcaaCAAAGTGTGAAAGACTAGTTTACCATATGAACTCTCTCTCCCTATAGTACTTCACCACTAACTCTGCCTCACCCCGAAAAAGTACCTAAATTAGATTTATGATAAATCAGCATTCCAGAAAACACAACTCCTCCCATAGTGAGGATCTAGGAATCTCTGCTTTAAAAGGCCCTTAAACGACCAAATACACTAGAGCGTATTATGCCTCTACTTAGGAAAACTCAGGTAAGTTAACATATTGACCTGTAGGCACAACCATAAGGCTCATAAAGAACAGCCACAGAGTAGGTACAGTATAACACAGTTCAGCTAAAGAACTTCCTGGGGAAAATCTTGTATTTCTACATACTCAAGGGAAAGCAAAAGGCATGGAAAGATTCCCAACAATCTTTCATCAAGAGTGATTCCAGGGGATgagtattttctttattcatctttttgtttggaaaaacaatgagcatttatttccgttgcaatttttaaatcaagcattttgaaaaaagaattccGCAAAACTTagcacaattaaaaagaaaacagctagTCTTTCACAACATTTGTAAGCTACAGAAGCGAGCTCCCCTGGTCCAGTATCTGGTCAAACTGTCCACTATCTTGTTAATGGAGCGGACAAGAAATGATCATCGATAACCACCAAAGTAAACACCCAGACGGACGTTTTCCCACGAGGAAGCTGCACCAACAGCTTGTGTGTcgcttcttattttta
This genomic interval carries:
- the RAN gene encoding GTP-binding nuclear protein Ran; protein product: MAAQGEPQVQFKLVLVGDGGTGKTTFVKRHLTGEFEKKYVATLGVEVHPLVFHTNRGPIKFNVWDTAGQEKFGGLRDGYYIQAQCAIIMFDVTSRVTYKNVPNWHRDLVRVCENIPIVLCGNKVDIKDRKVKAKSIVFHRKKNLQYYDISAKSNYNFEKPFLWLARKLIGDPNLEFVAMPALAPPEVVMDPALAAQYEHDLEVAQTTALPDEDDDL